In the Topomyia yanbarensis strain Yona2022 chromosome 3, ASM3024719v1, whole genome shotgun sequence genome, one interval contains:
- the LOC131691289 gene encoding uncharacterized protein LOC131691289: protein MWNLSIVLLLVLSQVEQYVTRMVIESSTVEFDSFLEEQSTKTGECKISLKKALNLKQPLYLIPGTDKFYIPTPNTTDLLFRQGEQVELFCTRGFADTEEKSIITSCDGKNGFVHNDEAHDISQITCKGPLFHVALRTEDRCFNNATLVKVGFEMEPRFLKMYDVCFDENTLVPYFVKHSLSPWNVKHQPTKRPPFIQGDFYPGLKMSKLYSFESQRKNLEKILGSSDRVDAVLDKKKDLFLARGHLAAKADFVFSPHQRATFWFMNVAPQWQKFNGFNWQRIETGVKDFIAHRKTPVTVYTGTYGVLELPDANGDMQKIYMDVDPDNGGRVPVPKVYYKILHDETNDAGIALIGVNNPHATMEEIKNDYIFCNDVSDRINWLKWKRHYIPGGYSYACDVNEFNNVTKHLQLGKISNLLV from the exons ATGTGGAATCTTTCTATAGTGCTACTATTAGTGCTTTCTCAAGTTGAGCAATATGTCACCAGAATGGTTATTGAGTCTTCGACCgttgaatttgattcatttctgGAGGAGCAGTCAACGAAAACTGGCG AATGCAAGATATCTTTGAAAAAAGCTCTCAATCTTAAGCAACCACTGTATTTAATTCCGGGAACGGACAAGTTCTATATTCCCACGCCCAATACTACAGACCTACTGTTCCGTCAAGGTGAACAGGTAGAACTATTCTGTACTCGAGGGTTTGCCGATACCGAAGAAAAATCAATCATAACATCGTGCGATGGAAAAAATGGGTTCGTTCACAATGACGAAGCACACGACATCTCACAAATAACCTGCAAAGGTCCACTGTTCCATGTAGCACTACGAACCGAAGATCGTTGCTTCAACAATGCTACTTTGGTGAAGGTTGGATTTGAAATGGAACCCAGATTCCTAAAAATGTACGATGTATGCTTTGACGAAAACACACTCGTGCCTTATTTCGTAAAGCACAGTCTATCGCCCTGGAACGTTAAACATCAACCCACGAAGCGACCGCCCTTCATTCAGGGGGACTTTTATCCTGGACTCAAGATGTCTAAACTTTACAGCTTCGAATCACAACGGAAAAATCTGGAAAAAATCCTAGGGTCCTCTGATCGGGTAGATGCAGtgttggacaaaaagaaagatCTTTTTTTGGCACGCGGCCATCTGGCCGCAAAAGCAGATTTCGTTTTCAGCCCTCACCAGAGAGCTACCTTCTGGTTCATGAACGTTGCTCCACAGTGGCAAAAGTTCAACGGCTTCAACTGGCAGCGCATTGAAACAGGTGTGAAAGATTTCATAGCCCACAGGAAAACCCCAGTGACGGTGTACACTGGTACGTATGGAGTGTTGGAGCTTCCCGATGCGAATGGTGATATGCAGAAGATATACATGGACGTTGATCCCGATAATGGAGGGCGTGTTCCCGTTCCGAAAGTGTACTACAAAATATTGCACGACGAGACGAACGATGCTGGCATTGCGCTGATTGGTGTGAACAATCCGCATGCGACGATGGAAGAAATTAAGAACGATTACATCTTTTGCAATGACGTTTCCGATAGGATAAACTGGTTAAAATGGAAGCGGCACTATATCCCCGGGGGATATTCGTACGCGTGTGATGTGAATGAATTCAATAATGTGACTAAACATCTTCAATTGGGGAAGATTTCTAACTTGTTGGTGTAG
- the LOC131691291 gene encoding uncharacterized protein LOC131691291, whose translation MELFSFLVKVIVLIWIVKTYSTIGFPRCCCSSVQNDTSSSWNRWTESGTDHDSVLEDVSPAIWDHRSTSNLSDDSELDDVSPAIWSRRGANKLINDSEINDDSPSSWDRFGGRRKWTVTVTISTPPPYAPPPPIRPTYPPPYGRPTHPTNPPFPPRPPTPYPGVTPIVDPLPPTTPYPPPYGPPTPIIDPFPPTTPYPPLTGPPVPPPPTTPFPPIYGPPTPITDPLSPTTPYPSLTGPPVPPPPTTPYPPIYGPPTPIIDPLSPKTPYPPPYGPILDPFDHTPRPANPSSPTYIHHGHPIIVYPPVSPIIIAGRFRRPGASPTQTGESQDSPTPPFFPTPPRS comes from the exons ATGGAACTATTCTCATTCCTGGTGAAAGTGATAGTATTAATTTGGATTGTGAAAACTTACTCAACTATTGGCTTTCCACGTTGCTGTTGCTCTAGCGTCCAGAATGACACATCTTCCAGTTGGAACAGATGGACTGAAAGTGGAACAGACCATGATAGTGTACTCGAAGATGTTTCGCCTGCCATTTGGGACCATCGGAGCACAAGTAACCTGAGCGACGATAGTGAGCTTGATGATGTTTCGCCTGCCATTTGGAGTCGGCGGGGTGCAAATAAGCTCATAAATGATAGTGAAATCAACGATGATTCGCCTTCTAGTTGGGACCGATTTGGGGGTAGAAGAAAATGGACAGTTACTGTAACTATTTCGACACCTCCTCCATACGCACCACCGCCACCAATACGTCCAACATATCCTCCACCCTATGGTCGCCCTACACATCCAACAAACCCTCCTTTTCCTCCAAGACCTCCAACGCCGTATCCTGGTGTTACTCCAATAGTTGATCCCCTTCCTCCTACAACACCGTATCCGCCA CCATATGGTCCCCCTACTCCAATAATTGATCCGTTTCCTCCTACAACACCATATCCGCCATTAACTGGTCCCCCTGTTCCCCCTCCTCCTACAACCCCCTTTCCACCAATATATGGTCCACCTACTCCAATAACTGATCCGCTTTCTCCTACAACACCGTATCCGTCATTAACTGGTCCCCCTGTTCCTCCTCCTCCTACAACACCGTATCCGCCAATATATGGTCCACCAACTCCAATAATTGATCCGCTTTCTCCTAAAACACCGTATCCGCCACCATATGGTCCAATACTTGATCCGTTTGATCATACTCCACGTCCGGCAAACCCTTCTTCTCCAACATATATTCACCATGGACATCCAATAATTGTTTACCCGCCTGTTTCGCCAATTATAATAGCAGGACGTTTTAGACGTCCTGGAGCTAGTCCTACGCAAACTGGAGAATCACAGGATTCTCCTACCCCACCATTTTTTCCTACGCCCCCAAGAAGTTGA
- the LOC131691295 gene encoding uncharacterized protein LOC131691295 produces the protein MSKVCSLVTMMKKNHLFGFVLLTLSVAALLVSARDILIREVDYKSNADYVKVFIKIRNGTDKVRSSVVDIDALWQRDVTDGVLVHLDLASKMGAEYRTLLSSTVDVCSLNVSKSTDPLMRLLVGEMNKYGNMTVDCPLHSGNYVVRNFRINRENMLIKMAPPGEYRVGIDVKHKMEQSKPAVPIFDIEFYANVVADKA, from the exons ATGTCAAAAGTCTGTTCTCTCGTCACAATGATGAAAAAGAATCATTTATTCGGTTTCGTGCTTCTAACACTGTCTGTTGCAGCATTG CTCGTCAGCGCCAGAGATATTCTCATTCGCGAGGTGGACTACAAAAGCAACGCCGACTACGTGAAGGTCTTCATCAAGATACGAAATGGAACCGATAAGGTGCGTAGCTCCGTGGTCGATATAGATGCGTTGTGGCAGCGGGACGTCACCGATGGGGTGCTGGTGCACTTGGATCTAGCATCGAAAATGGGCGCCGAATATCGCACACTGCTCAGCTCGACCGTCGATGTGTGCAGTTTGAATGTGTCTAAATCGACCGATCCACTGATGCGGCTGTTGGTTGGCGAAATGAACAAGTATGGGAATATGACGGTCGACTGTCCGCTGCACTCG GGTAATTATGTGGTTCGTAATTTCCGTATCAATCGCGAGAACATGCTGATAAAGATGGCACCGCCCGGTGAGTATCGCGTGGGCATTGATGTGAAACATAAAATGGAACAAAGTAAGCCGGCGGTTCCCATTTTTGATATCGAGTTCTACGCCAATGTAGTCGCAGACAAAGCATAA